The following proteins are encoded in a genomic region of Palaemon carinicauda isolate YSFRI2023 chromosome 19, ASM3689809v2, whole genome shotgun sequence:
- the LOC137658215 gene encoding adhesive plaque matrix protein-like produces the protein MLGTWFYFPVVASLLALAVTEPQYGYRPRHCYPKTHYVTKYNTKYEEVPVYETIYKQQYIPTTVYQPVYKTVYNTKYKTEYVPEYITKTNYQTDVKYVTDYQTQYQPVYNTQYVTKTDYVPKYVTETEYETVYKTQVQYQTVYKTEYQPQYITKHKVQYHTQYETKVVPHYNTVYKTVQTYKTVCPKGYGHGYGH, from the exons ATGCTGGGAACCTGGTTCTACTTCCCCGTCGTGGCTTCTCTCTTGGCCTTAGCCGTGACAGAGCCTCAGTACGGCTACAGGCCACGACATTGTTACCCTAAGACTCATTACGTCACCAAATACAACACGAAGTACGAAGAG GTCCCAGTCTACGAGACCATCTACAAGCAGCAATATATTCCGACGACGGTCTACCAGCCCGTCTACAAGACGGTCTACAACACGAAGTACAAGACGGAGTACGTTCCGGAGTACATAACAAAGACGAACTACCAAACCGATGTGAAGTACGTCACAGACTACCAGACGCAGTACCAGCCGGTATACAACACACAGTACGTCACCAAGACGGACTACGTACCTAAGTATGTCACGGAGACTGAATACGAGACGGTCTACAAGACCCAGGTGCAGTACCAGACCGTCTACAAGACGGAGTACCAACCTCAGTACATTACAAAGCATAAGGTGCAGTATCACACGCAGTACGAGACGAAGGTTGTACCCCATTATAATACTGTCTACAAGACAGTGCAAACCTATAAAACAGTGTGCCCTAAGGGATACGGCCACGGGTACGGGCACTAG